Within Desulfolithobacter dissulfuricans, the genomic segment CCGGCCAGAGCAGCGCCCTGGCTGGGGCGGGTACCGGGATTCCAGAACCGGCGGCTGCGGATCCCGCTCATCAGTTCAAGTCGTCCCGCAGGCAGCTTAAGCCGCCGGTACACCGGGCCAAGCCGCTCTTCCAGGGCGGCCGAAGTCACAACGTTTGGCGGCAGGGCGTAGCCGAAGTCGTGCAGGCAGACATTGTTATAGGATATTGTACAGTTCACTCTCTGTTGTCAGCCACTGTATGTCAGGTGTTACTTTGAATCAATGCGAAAGCTGGAAGCCCAGGTGATCAAAAGGGCCATCAGGGCAAGGTCGTCGAGCATACCGAACACCGGCACCCACTCTGGTATGAGGTCCCAGGGCGAGATAACATAGACAAGCCCACTGGCCAGCAGCAGTTTGACCGGCAGCGGCGTCTCAGGAGCCCGGAACACGGCCACCGCGTGGCGGGTCATTTCCAGGATCCTGGACAGTGTGGTCAACATGGTTCGCCCTCAGCCCACTGTTTTGGAAACAATTTCCCGGTCAAAATAGTTCATCCCCATACCGGCATCCACCACCAGGCACTGGCCGTTGATTCCTGAAGAACGGGGTGAGAGAAGAAACGCCGCCACATTGGCGGCCTCGCTGGTCTTGAGCGCCTGCTTGCGGGGAATGACCTTTTCGGCAAAGAGATAACTGTCGATATAGCCCGGAATGCCGGCCGAAGCCGAGGTTTTGAGCAGGCTCGGGCAGACGGCGTTGAACCGGACCCGGGAGAAGGCGGAAAAGGATTTGGCCAGGAAACAGAGCGATGACTCCAGGGCGGCCTTGACCGGGGCCATGTAGCCGTAATTCTCAGCCGCCATCCTGGTAGTGGATATGGAAATGGTGACCACCGAGCCGTCCCTGTCCAGCAGCTCCCTGAAATGGTTGGCAATGCTGATAAGGGAAAAACAGGAAATATCCATGGCCTGGAGGAAATCCCTCTTCAGGGTCTCGTGAAAGGGCTTGAGTCCCTCCGAGTAGTTGGCAAAGGCAATGGAGTGCACGATTCCGGCCAGCGGCCCGTCGACCATGGCCGCGATCTCGTCGCGAACCCGGATGATATTGGCCTCCTCCTCCACGTCACAGCAGAAAACCGGGCAATCGGGAAAGAGCCTGCGCGCGGTCCGGGCCCGCTCTTCACTGCGCACCACATGGATCACCCGGGCACCGTTTTCAACCAGCACCCCGGCAATAGCGCAGGCCAGGGATTTCCTGTTGGCCAGACCGAAGAGGACAATGTTCTTATTCTGAAGCTGTAAAAAATCCACGCCTGTTATTCCTTGAGGGCGCAGGAAAAACGTACCTGCACCGCCACCTTGCCGCCCACCCTGACCGATCCTTTCAGAAACCAGGCCTGGCCCACCTGCTCCACCAGGGTGGCACGGATTGAAATAGTGTCCCCCGGCCGTACCTCGCGCTTGAACCTGGCGCCCTGAATCCTGGTCAGCACCGGCACCCCATCCACCTTTTTTCCTTCCTTTTCCAGCAGGATCCCTACGAGCAGGGCCCCGGCCTGGAACACGGCCTCGCAGAGCAGAACCCCGGGCATGAGCGGATGGTCCGGATAGTGGCCTCGGAACAGATCCAGATCCGCGGGTATATCCTTTTCCGCCACAATATCATGTGCGCCAAGCTCCACCACCCGGTCAAGCCAGAGAAAGGGTGGCCGGTGGGGAATCCGTTCCAGTATGTATCGCCTGTCGTGCATCAGCTTGCCTGGTCTCGAGGGTACCATCTCATCTGTCCCTGGCCGGTTTCGCGGCCTGTTTTCTTATCCGCGCAGCCTTCAGCTTGGAATCAACCCGGCCTTGACCGCAAACAGCCACCCTGCCAGGATAATGATAACCGGACTCCAGTACTGCAGGGGAATCCAGAACAGGGAATGGCTCTTGCGCAGTTCAACCTTTTCGTTGCTTTCCGGATCAATGAAGACCTTGCCCGGCCTGTTGTTGAGCCTTTTTCCCGTCACGAACACGAAAACCGCCGACAATGCCAGCGCCAGGGGCATCGGCCAGCTGGCTTCCATGTACCACCCGGCCCCCATGATGGCATCGATGATGAATTGCGCTCCCAGGGAGCAGAGCAGCGGAATGACAATGGCCAGTATGCCCCAGCCCTTCCAGATAATCATGATTGCGCGTACAACCTCCTGCTGACGTGGTGTGTCCTTACCGGCACTCCGGCCGGCCCCCTTTACAGTCCGCCGGTGATGTCGAGAACCGAGCCGGTGATATAGGCCGCCTTCCTGCCGGCCAGGAACAGGACCGCTTCGGCCACCTCTTCCGGCCGGCCGAAGCGGCGCACCGGAACCATTCTTTTATACTGCTTGATCTGGTCCACCGTGAGGTCCTCGATGAGCTCCGTGGCTATAAAGCCGGGCGACACGCAGTTGACAGTGATTCCCCGTTTGGCCACCTCCTTGGAAAGAGACTTCATCAGGCCGACCTGACCAGCCTTGGAGGCAGCGTAATTGGCCTGGCCCGGGAAGCCCAGATGGGCCATGGGCGAGGTGATGAACAGGATCCGGCCATATTTCTGCTTCATCATAAGCGGAATCACGAACCGGGACATGTTGAAGCCACCGGTCAGGTTGATGTCCAGGACCCGGCGCCAGTTCTCCTCCTTCATCATGGCCACCACCGCATCACGGCGGATACCGGCATTGTTGACCAGGATATCGATGGTGTCGAACTGTTCTTCCATGACCGCATAAAAGGACTGCGCCGCCTGGTAATCGCTGACATCCACCTTGTGGAGGAACAGCCGGTCAACTCCCTGGCCGCATTCCTGCCTGAATCTCTCCGCAGCCTCATCGTTGCCCCCGTACACACCGATAACCACGGCGCCCCTGGCCAGCAGGGCCTCGGCAATGGCCCGACCTATGCCACGGGTAGCCCCAGTTACAATGGCCTTCTGCCCGGTAAAATCCATCTCGTTCACACCTTCTTTGTAATGATGGCCCCATAAAAAATCCATCACACTTTAAAAATGGCTAAGCACAGATAGCGAGCGAAGCGAGACCTTCGAAAGTTCGATATACAGGCAAGCAAGCAGAGTGAGACTCCGAGGCGTAGCGGTGTCGGCCAAGTGGAGGCGTACATGTGGCACACCCTGCATTGGCCGCACCTGCTACCACGCTGCAGGTCGAACTTTTTGCGATGCCATCTGTACTGTATTAACTGCGCAGATACGCATCCACATCGTTGGCCACGATCACCCCGTAGTTGATCGCCCCCAGCCAGCCGGACATGATAATCCCCACCGAACCGACATGGAACAGCCCCGGCACGACCTTGAAGATGGAGCGGGAGATATCGAGTCCCTCAAACTTGGTCCCGAAGGATGTTCCCCGGGTATGCAGGGTGTAGCGATGAAAGGTCTTCGGGGTGGCGGTCTCCACCGTATCTATTTTTTCCCTAATTCCGGGTATATAGCGCTCCAGATCCTTCAGGCACCGCTCTGCCATCTCCTCCTTGGCCTTCCGATACCTGTCCCCCTCCAAACCGGCCCAGTCATCGTAGTTGGCATTCATGGAGGCGACCACCGTGTAATCGGGTCGCTGGGGCCGGGTCTTGGGATAGTAGACCGAAAAGGTCCGGCTCCTGGTATCCAGGCGCCGCATCTCCTCGGAAGAAAACTCAGGCGCGGTGGAGGTGAAGAGCAGGTCACCCACATCGGGAAACGATTCGCCCTTGCGGACCCCGAAATAGACCTGGCAGCTGGAGTTATTGACCCGCACCTGCCGGAACTGGTCCCGGAAAGCACCGGGCAGCTGGTCGGGGCCAAGCAGCTCATCGATGGTGTTGGTGATCCCAGCGTTGGAGACCACGCAACCGGCGCCGATCACCCGGTCGCCCACCTCCACACCGCGTACCCGACCGCCATCGAGGACGATCCTGTCCACCCTGGCCCGGGTGCAGATGGTCACCCCGTTTTTCACCAGTTCCGAAGCCATCATCCCGATCAGCCGGTCGGTCCCGCCCTCAAAGGTGAAGACCCCTTTGTTCATGAAATTGGAAAACACGATGCCATAGGTGATGGCCGGCTCATCCAGAGTCGAACCGTTGGCATAGGTGATCGGCTCCAT encodes:
- a CDS encoding YkvA family protein, encoding MLTTLSRILEMTRHAVAVFRAPETPLPVKLLLASGLVYVISPWDLIPEWVPVFGMLDDLALMALLITWASSFRIDSK
- a CDS encoding enoyl-ACP reductase FabI, with the translated sequence MDFLQLQNKNIVLFGLANRKSLACAIAGVLVENGARVIHVVRSEERARTARRLFPDCPVFCCDVEEEANIIRVRDEIAAMVDGPLAGIVHSIAFANYSEGLKPFHETLKRDFLQAMDISCFSLISIANHFRELLDRDGSVVTISISTTRMAAENYGYMAPVKAALESSLCFLAKSFSAFSRVRFNAVCPSLLKTSASAGIPGYIDSYLFAEKVIPRKQALKTSEAANVAAFLLSPRSSGINGQCLVVDAGMGMNYFDREIVSKTVG
- the fabZ gene encoding 3-hydroxyacyl-ACP dehydratase FabZ, translating into MVPSRPGKLMHDRRYILERIPHRPPFLWLDRVVELGAHDIVAEKDIPADLDLFRGHYPDHPLMPGVLLCEAVFQAGALLVGILLEKEGKKVDGVPVLTRIQGARFKREVRPGDTISIRATLVEQVGQAWFLKGSVRVGGKVAVQVRFSCALKE
- the fabG gene encoding 3-oxoacyl-ACP reductase FabG, which produces MDFTGQKAIVTGATRGIGRAIAEALLARGAVVIGVYGGNDEAAERFRQECGQGVDRLFLHKVDVSDYQAAQSFYAVMEEQFDTIDILVNNAGIRRDAVVAMMKEENWRRVLDINLTGGFNMSRFVIPLMMKQKYGRILFITSPMAHLGFPGQANYAASKAGQVGLMKSLSKEVAKRGITVNCVSPGFIATELIEDLTVDQIKQYKRMVPVRRFGRPEEVAEAVLFLAGRKAAYITGSVLDITGGL
- a CDS encoding phytoene desaturase family protein; this translates as MQFTPLDKIKDSYDVVVVGSGLGGLTSANRLARAGHRVLLLEHHHQLGGLAAWFKRGGHIFDVSLHGFPYGMVKTCRKYWNRAIMDSIVQLKNIVFDNPQFSLTTTFDRRDFTNILETKFRIPRTVIEDFFTTVGKMNFYDDRSMTTRELFEKFFPGRSDVHRLLMEPITYANGSTLDEPAITYGIVFSNFMNKGVFTFEGGTDRLIGMMASELVKNGVTICTRARVDRIVLDGGRVRGVEVGDRVIGAGCVVSNAGITNTIDELLGPDQLPGAFRDQFRQVRVNNSSCQVYFGVRKGESFPDVGDLLFTSTAPEFSSEEMRRLDTRSRTFSVYYPKTRPQRPDYTVVASMNANYDDWAGLEGDRYRKAKEEMAERCLKDLERYIPGIREKIDTVETATPKTFHRYTLHTRGTSFGTKFEGLDISRSIFKVVPGLFHVGSVGIIMSGWLGAINYGVIVANDVDAYLRS